In one Cervus elaphus chromosome 9, mCerEla1.1, whole genome shotgun sequence genomic region, the following are encoded:
- the ABCA7 gene encoding phospholipid-transporting ATPase ABCA7 isoform X4 produces the protein MAFWTQLMLLLWKNFLYRKRQPIQLLVELLWPLFLFFILVAVRHSHPPLEQHECHFPNKPLPSAGTIPWLQGLICNVNNTCFPWRTPGEEPGVLSNFKDSLVSRLLADARTVLGGPNAHRMLASLRKLMPILKAARTARATFPWPSDQPKEGLSLATQLLGTLLQGESLGSVLGQAQESMGSLVETAEDMAQELLELPSLGELWALLQRPHRPGGPLEAVAEALCSARGPSKPGGPSLNWYEASDLKELVGQEPAQALRDNSLSPTCAELTGALDTHPLSRLLWRRLKPLVLGKVLFTPDTPFTRQIMAQVNRTFQELALLKDIQEVWGLLGPQLFNFLNDSANIAMLQRLLQIQDKGRRQPRPGGGARVEDLRAFLNPHSSGYSWQKAHADVGHLAVTLGRVMECVTLDKLEAAPSEAALVERALKLLSEHRFWAGIVFLGPEDSPDPAQSPGPGHLRIKIRMDIDDVTRTNKIKDRFWDPGPAADPLTDLRYVCGGFVYLQDLLERAAVRVLTGTTPHAGLYLQQMPYPCYVDDAFLRMLSRSLPLFLTLAWIYSVALTVKAVVREKETRLRYTMRAMGLSATALWLGWFLSCLGPFLLSTALLVLVLKLGDILPYSHPGVLFLFLAAFAVATVVQSFLLSAFFSRANLAAACGGLAYFLLYLPYVLCVAWRDQLPMGGRVAASLLSPVAFGFGCESLALLEEQGEGAQWHNMGTGPTADVFSLAQVSGLLLLDAALYGLATWYLEAVCPGEYGIPEPWNFPFRRSYWFGSQTPKGPAPVLAVQDPKVLVEEAPPSLIPGVSIRGLEKRFPGNPQPALCGLSLDFYQGHITAFLGHNGAGKTTTMSILSGLFPPTAGSASVLGHDVRTSMAAIRPCLGVCPQYNILFDLLTVDEHIWFYGRLKGLSAAAMGPEQDRLLQDMGLIPKRHAQTHHLSGGMQRKLSVAIAFVGGSQVVILDEPTAGVDPTSRRGIWELLLKYREGRTLILSTHHLDEAELLGDRVAIVAGGRLCCCGSPLFLRRHLGSGYYLTLAKGPPPLATSKKGETGLKNSMDAGQKREPGGQASSAGAAQLWAIVQRQVPGTRLVKDLPHELVLALPYKGALDGSFAELFHDLDQRLGELGLTGYGISDTSLEEIFLKVVEDCAVDTGPEAGSAPETQALQGSGPATTGRVHSWALTCQQLRALLLKRFLLARRSRRGLFAQIVLPALFVGLALVFSLIAPPFGYYPALRLSPSMYGSQVSFFSDDTPGDPEHTRLVEALLKEAGLEEPYPKSNSSRAPACARPVFCHFSVPEVPADVAEVLASGNWTLESPSPACQCSRPGARRLLPDCPAAAGGPPPPQAPTSSGEVVQNLTGRNLSDFLVKTYPRLVRQGLKTKKWVNEVRYGGFSLGGRDPGLPSGLEVGHSVEELRALLNPTPGEALEHLLNNLTAWAVGLDTQDGLKIWFNNKGWHAMVAFVNRANNALLRAHLPPGLSHHAHSITTLNHPLNLTKEQLSEAALMASSVDVLVSICVVFAMSFVPASFILVLIDERVTRAKHLQCMGGLPPTLYWLGNFLWDMCNYLVSACIMVLIFLAFQQRAYVAPANLPALLLLLLLYGWSITPLMYPASFFFSVPSTAYVVLTCINLFIGINGSMATFVLELFSDQKLQKVSRILKQVFLIFPHFCLGRGLIDMVRNQAMADAFERLGEGHFQSPLRWEVVGKNLLAMFIQGPIFLLFTLLLQHHNRLLPQPKLRPLPALGEEDEDVARERERVVQGATQGDVLVLRNLTKVYPGQKTPAVDRLCLGIPPGECFGLLGVNGAGKTSTFRMVTGDTLPSGGEAILEGHSVAQEPAAAHCRMGYCPQSDAIFELLTGREHLELYARLRGVPEAQVAQTASYGLARLGLPQHADQPAGTYSCGNKRKLATAMALVGDPALVFLDEPTTGMDPGARRFLWNSLLDVVREGRSVVLTSHSMEECEALCSRLAIMVNGRFRCLGSTQHLKGRFGAGHTLTLRVPLSRSKSAADFVAQAFPGAELREAHGGRLRFQLLPGGRCTLALVFGLLAASGAEHGVEDFSVSQTTLEEVFLYFSKDQGKEEDEKETEVGADPVPGPQRPKLITQFLDDHSMAETVL, from the exons ATGGCCTTCTGGACACAGCTGATGCTGCTGCTTTGGAAGAATTTCCTGTATCGCAAGAGGCAGCCG ATCCAACTCTTGGTGGAGTTGTTGTGGCCgctctttctcttcttcatccTGGTGGCCGTTCGCCATTCCCATCCCCCACTCGAGCAGCATGAAT GTCATTTTCCCAACAAGCCACTCCCCTCAGCGGGCACCATCCCTTGGCTCCAGGGCCTCATCTGCAACGTGAACAACACCTGCTTCCCGTGGCGAACCCCCGGCGAGGAGCCTGGCGTCCTCAGCAACTTCAAGGACTCCCT GGTTTCCCGGCTCTTGGCAGATGCTCGCACTGTCCTGGGGGGCCCCAATGCCCATAGGATGCTGGCTAGCCTGAGAAAACTGAtgcccattctgaaggctgcacGCACAGCCCGAGCAA CCTTTCCTTGGCCCAGTGACCAGCCCAAGGAGGGATTATCCCTGGCCACTCAGCTTCTGGGGACACTGCTgcaaggg GAATCCCTGGGCTCTGTGCTGGGCCAGGCCCAGGAGTCCATGGGCAGCCTTGTGGAGACTGCAGAGGACATGGCCCAGGAG ctcctggagCTGCCCAGCCTGGGGGAGCTGTGGGCCCTGCtacagagaccccacaggccaggtggTCCCCTGGAGGCGGTGGCAGAAGCCCTTTGCAGTGCCAGGGGGCCCAGCAAACCAGGTGGGCCCTCCCTCAACTGGTATGAGGCCAGTGACCTGAAGGAGCTGGTGGGGCAGGAGCCAGCGCAGGCCCTGCGGGACAACAGCCTGA GCCCCACCTGCGCTGAGCTGACGGGGGCCCTGGACACCCACCCCCTATCCCGCCTGCTGTGGAGGCGCCTGAAGCCACTGGTCCTGGGGAAAGTACTGTTCACGCCTGACACACCCTTCACCCGGCAGATCATGGCCCAG GTCAACCGAACTTTCCAGGAGCTGGCGCTGTTGAAGGACATCCAGGAGGTGTGGGGGCTGCTGGGACCCCAGCTCTTTAACTTCCTGAACGATAGTGCCAATATCGCCATGCTGCAG AGGCTCCTGCAGATCCAGGACAAGGGAAGGAGGCAGCCAAGACCCGGAGGTGGGGCCAGAGTGGAAGATCTTCGTGCCTTTCTGAATCCCCACAGCAGTGGCTACAGCTGGCAGAAGGCCCACGCTGATGTGGGACACCTGGCGGTCACACTGGGCCGTGTGATGGAG TGCGTGACTCTGGACAAGCTGGAGGCCGCCCCTTCAGAGGCTGCCCTGGTGGAGCGGGCCCTTAAGCTGCTCTCCGAGCACCGTTTCTGGGCCGGCATCGTTTTTCTGGGGCCCGAGGACTCCCCGGACCCCGCTCAGTCCCCAGGCCCTGGCCACCTGCGCATCAAGATCCGCATGGATATCGATGATGTCACAAGAACCAATAAGATCAAGGACAG GTTTTGGGACCCCGGTCCGGCCGCTGACCCCCTGACGGACCTGCGCTACGTGTGCGGTGGCTTCGTGTACCTGCAGGACCTGTTGGAGCGCGCAGCCGTGCGCGTGCTCACAGGGACCACCCCCCATGCCGGCCTCTACCTCCAGCAGATGCCCTACCCCTGCTACGTGGACGATGC GTTCCTGCGCATGCTGAGCCGGTCACTGCCACTCTTCCTGACACTGGCTTGGATCTACTCGGTGGCCTTGACGGTGAAGGCCGTGGTGCGTGAGAAGGAGACTCGGCTGCGCTACACGATGCGCGCCATGGGGCTCAGCGCCACTGCGCTGTGGCTGGGCTGGTTCCTCAGCTGCCTCGGGCCCTTCCTCCTCAGCACCGCGCTGCTTGTGCTGGTGCTCAAG CTCGGGGACATCCTCCCCTACAGCCACCCGGGGGTGCTGTTCCTGTTCTTGGCGGCTTTCGCTGTGGCCACAGTGGTCCAGAGTTTCTTGCTGAGCGCCTTCTTCTCCCGCGCGAACTTGGCAGCCGCCTGTGGGGGTCTTGCCTATTTCCTACTCTATCTGCCCTACGTGCTGTGCGTGGCCTGGAGGGACCAGCTGCCCATGGGCGGCCGCGTGGCCGCG AGTCTTCTGTCGCCCGTGGCCTTCGGTTTTGGCTGCGAGAGCCTGGCGCTGCTGGAAGAGCAGGGCGAGGGTGCGCAGTGGCACAACATGGGCACCGGGCCTACAGCAGATGTCTTCAGCTTGGCCCAGGTCTCGGGCCTTCTGCTGCTCGATGCCGCTCTCTATGGCCTCGCCACTTGGTACCTGGAGGCGGTGTGCCCAG GCGAGTACGGGATTCCCGAACCGTGGAACTTTCCCTTTCGGAGGAGCTACTGGTTTGGGTCTCAGACCCCCAAGGGTCCTGCCCCAGTCCTGGCCGTGCAGGACCCCAAAG TGCTGGTGGAGGAGGCGCCCCCCAGCCTGATTCCGGGGGTCTCCATACGCGGCCTGGAAAAGCGCTTTCCTGGCAACCCACAGCCAGCGCTGTGTGGACTCAGCCTGGACTTCTACCAGGGCCACATCACCGCCTTCCTGGGCCACAATGGGGCTGGCAAAACGACCACAAT GTCCATCCTGAGTGGCCTCTTTCCACCCACGGCTGGCTCCGCCTCTGTCCTGGGCCACGACGTCCGGACCAGCATGGCAGCCATCCGGCCCTGCCTGGGTGTCTGCCCGCAGTACAACATACTCTTTGACCT GCTGACTGTGGATGAGCACATCTGGTTCTATGGGCGGTTGAAGGGTCTGAGCGCAGCTGCCATGGGTCCCGAGCAGGACCGGCTGCTGCAGGACATGGGGCTGATCCCCAAGAGGCATGCACAGACTCATCACCTGTCAG GAGGAATGCAGCGGAAGCTCTCAGTAGCCATTGCCTTTGTGGGTGGCTCCCAAGTTGTTATCCTGGATGAGCCCACAGCTGGTGTGGACCCCACTTCCCGTCGAGGCATCTGGGAGCTGCTGCTCAAATATCGGGAAG GTCGCACACTGATCCTCTCCACCCACCACCTGGATGAGGCGGAGCTGCTGGGAGACAGGGTGGCGATAGTGGCAGGGGGCCGCCTGTGCTGCTGTGGCTCTCCTCTCTTCCTGCGGCGTCACTTGGGCTCCGGATACTACTTGACATTGGCCAAGGGTCCCCCACCCCTGGCCACAAGCAAAAAG GGTGAAACTGGCTTGAAGAACAGCATGGATGCTGGGCAGAAAAGGGAGCCAGGCGGCCAGGCCAGCTCTGCCG GTGCAGCCCAGCTGTGGGCCATAGTGCAGCGCCAAGTGCCCGGCACACGACTGGTCAAGGATCTGCCACATGAACTGGTGCTGGCGCTGCCCTACAAGGGCGCCCTGGATGGCAGCTTTGCTGAGCTCTTCCATGATCTGGACCAGCGGCTGGGAGAGCTGGGACTGACTGGCTATGGGATCTCCGACACCAGCCTGGAGGAG ATCTTCCTGAAGGTGGTGGAAGATTGTGCTGTGGACACAGGCCCAGAGG CTGGCTCTGCCCCTGAGACACAGGCACTACAGGGCTCTGGGCCGGCCACCACAGGCCGCGTACACAGCTGGGCGCTCACTTGCCAGCAGCTCCGGGCCTTACTTCTCAAGCGTTTCCTGCTTGCCCGCCGCAGTCGCCGTGGCCTGTTTGCCCAG ATTGTGCTGCCTGCCCTCTTTGTGGGCCTGGCGCTGGTGTTCAGCCTCATTGCACCCCCGTTTGGATACTACCCGGCTCTGCGGCTGAGCCCCAGCATGTACGGCTCCCAGGTGTCCTTCTTCAG CGATGACACTCCAGGGGACCCTGAACACACCCGCCTGGTCGAGGCCCTGCTGAAGGAGGCCGGACTCGAGGAGCCTTACCCGAAAAGTAACTCCAGCAG GGCACCAGCATGCGCGCGGCCTGTCTTCTGCCACTTCTCGGTGCCTGAGGTCCCTGCAGACGTGGCTGAGGTCTTGGCCAGTGGCAACTGGACCCTGGAGTCTCCATcccccgcctgccagtgcagccgGCCTGGTGCCCGCCGCCTGCTGCCTGACTGCCCTGCCGCAGCCGGTGGCCCCCCGCCACCCCAGGCGCCAACCAGCTCTGGTGAAGTGGTCCAGAACCTAACGGGCCGGAACCTGTCTGACTTCCTGGTCAAGACCTACCCTCGCCTGGTGCGCCAAGG cctgaagaccaAGAAATGGGTGAACGAGGTCAG GTATGGGGGCTTCTCCCTGGGGGGCCGAGACCCAGGCCTGCCCTCGGGCTTGGAGGTGGGCCACTCTGTGGAGGAGCTGCGGGCACTGCTGAACCCCACACCAGGCGAGGCCCTCGAGCACCTCCTGAACAACCTCACAGCATGGGCTGTTGGTCTGGACACTCAGGATGGCCTCAAG ATCTGGTTTAACAACAAGGGCTGGCACGCCATGGTTGCCTTTGTAAACCGAGCCAACAACGCTCTCCTACGCGCCCACCTGCCACCAGGCCTCTCCCACCATGCCCACAGCATCACCACGCTCAATCACCCCCTGAACCTCACCAAGGAGCAGTTGTCTGAGGCTGCGCT GATGGCCTCCTCAGTGGACGTGCTTGTCTCCATCTGCGTGGTCTTCGCCATGTCCTTTGTCCCGGCCAGCTTCATCCTTGTCCTCATTGACGAGCGTGTCACCCGAGCCAAACACCTGCAGTGCATGGGAGGCCTGCCCCCCACTCTCTACTGGCTTGGCAACTTTCTCTGGGACATG TGTAACTACTTGGTGTCAGCGTGCATCATGGTGCTCATCTTTTTGGCCTTCCAGCAGAGGGCGTATGTGGCCCCTGCCAACCTGCCTGCCCTCCTGCTGTTGCTACTACTGTACGG CTGGTCGATCACGCCACTCATGTACCCAGCCTCCTTCTTCTTCTCCGTGCCCAGCACAGCCTATGTTGTGCTCACCTGCATCAATCTCTTTATTGGTATCAATGGCAGCATGGCCACCTTCGTGCTCGAGCTCTTCTCTGATCAG AAGTTGCAGAAGGTGAGCCGGATCCTGAAACAGGTCTTCCTTATCTTTCCTCACTTCTGCTTGGGTCGGGGCCTCATCGACATGGTGCGGAACCAGGCCATGGCTGATGCCTTTGAGCGCTTGG GAGAGGGGCATTTCCAGTCGCCCCTGCGTTGGGAGGTGGTCGGCAAGAACCTCTTGGCCATGTTCATACAGGGGCCAATCTTCCTCCTCTTTACACTACTGCTTCAGCACCACAACCGCCTCCTACCACA ACCCAAGCTGAGGCCACTACCTGCCCTGGGAGAGGAGGATGAGGATGTGGCCCGTGAGCGGGAACGGGTAGTACAAGGGGCCACCCAGGGGGATGTGTTGGTACTGAGGAACCTGACCAAG GTGTACCCTGGGCAGAAGACACCAGCTGTTGACCGCCTGTGCCTGGGGATTCCCCCTGGTGAG TGTTTCGGGCTGCTGGGCGTGAACGGAGCAGGGAAAACGTCCACATTCCGCATGGTGACTGGGGACACGCTGCCCAGTGGGGGCGAGGCCATTCTGGAAGGCCACAG CGTGGCCCAGGAACCGGCCGCAGCTCACTGCCGCATGGGCTACTGCCCTCAGTCGGATGCCATCTTCGAGCTGCTGACCGGTCGTGAGCACCTGGAGCTGTATGCACGCCTGCGAGGAGTCCCCGAAGCCCAAGTTGCCCAG ACAGCAAGCTACGGCCTGGCACGCCTGGGCCTCCCTCAGCATGCTGACCAACCTGCGGGCACCTACAGCTGTGGCAACAAGCGGAAGCTGGCGACAGCCATGGCTCTGGTGGGGGACCCGGCTTTAGTCTTTctg GACGAGCCGACCACTGGCATGGACCCTGGTGCCCGGCGGTTCCTCTGGAACAGTCTTCTGGACGTGGTGCGGGAGGGCCGCTCCGTGGTACTCACCTCACACAG CATGGAGGAGTGCGAGGCACTCTGTTCGCGCCTGGCCATCATGGTGAATGGGCGGTTCCGCTGCCTGGGCAGCACACAGCACCTCAAGGGCAG attTGGGGCTGGCCATACACTGACCCTGAGGGTGCCCTTGTCGAGATCCAAGTCGGCGGCCGACTTCGTGGCCCAGGCGTTCCCGGGAGCTGAGCTGCGGGAGGCGCATGGTGGCCGCCTGCGCTTCCAGCTGCTGCCAGGAGGGCGCTGCACCTTGGCGCTCGTCTTTGGATTGCTGGCGGCAAGCGGCGCAGAGCATGGTGTGGAGGACTTCTCTGTGAGCCAGACCACGCTGGAGGAG GTATTCTTGTACTTCTCCAAGGATCAGGGCAAAGAGGAAGATGAGAAGGAGACAGAAGTGGGGGCTGACCCTGTGCCAGGCCCGCAGCGCCCCAAACTCATAACCCAGTTCCTTGATGACCACAGCATGGCTGAGACAGTCCTCTGA